From a single Capsicum annuum cultivar UCD-10X-F1 chromosome 12, UCD10Xv1.1, whole genome shotgun sequence genomic region:
- the LOC107851534 gene encoding DNA-directed RNA polymerases I and III subunit RPAC2, translating to MEHGSFEDQSKATFSLTDEDHTLANALRFSLNQDPRVTFCGYSIPHPSDARVNIRVQTTGDPAREVLNDSCQDLMLICENVRDTFNKATSKFKTEKGLSSMDIKN from the exons ATGGAACACGGTTCGTTTGAAGATCAATCTAAAGCAACGTTCTCGTTGACAGACGAGGACCATACGCTGGCAAATGCTCTCAGATTCAGTCTAAATCAAGA TCCAAGAGTAACATTTTGTGGATACAGCATTCCTCATCCCTCCGATGCTCGAGTGAACATAAGAGTTCAGACTACTG GAGATCCAGCGAGGGAAGTATTGAACGATTCATGTCAGGATCTAATGCTTATCTGTGAGAACGTTAGAGACACGTTTAACAAGGCTACTTCGAAGTTTAAAACTGAAAAAGGTCTGAGCTCTATGGATATCAAAAACTGA
- the LOC107851496 gene encoding acyl carrier protein 3, mitochondrial, with translation MKQEAFKMQRLRSSILKYVGVRVPLRVVSFQAEGRSALNILNLQIRTCSNSGATNQDQIKEQVLNLVKKFDKIDATKVTESADFQKDLSLDSLDRVELVMAFEQEFSIEIPDEEADKLKCCADVAQYIISGAEKKAQECS, from the exons ATGAAACAAGAAGC GTTCAAAATGCAGAGGTTGAGATCATCTATTCTGAAGTACGTGGGGGTTAGGGTCCCATTGCGAGTAGTATCGTTTCAAGCTGAAGGCCGGAGTGCGTTAAATATTCTCAATTTGCAAATACGCACCTGTAGCAATTCTGGTGCCACCAATCAGGATCAGATAAAGGAACAAGTGCTTAACTTGGTGAAGAAATTTGACAAGATTGACGCAACCAAG GTCACTGAGAGTGCTGATTTCCAGAAAGACTTGAGCCTAGACAGCTTAGATAGAGTGGAACTTGTCATGGCTTTTGAACAAGAATTCTCGATTGAGATACCTGATGAAGAAGCAGACAAGCTTAAATGTTGTGCCGATGTTGCTCAGTATATCATTTCTGGAGCTGAGAAGAAAGCTCAGGAATGTTCATAG